Genomic window (Caldinitratiruptor microaerophilus):
TCCTGCGAAGCGGCATGTACGGGACGATCGGCCTGTTCGCTGCCCAGGCGCTGGTGGGAGCCGGGGTCATGCTCTGGCCGGCGAAGGTGTCCGGCTTCGGCGGGCGGGTGCTCGTTCCCAAGAAGCTCAGCGAACTGAGCCCGGACGACCCGCCGCTCAAGGTCCGGGAAGGGAAGTTCTACCTCTCCCGCCTGCCCGAGGGCGTCATCGCCCTGTACTGGAAGTGTCCGCACCTGGGCTGCACGGTTCCGTGGAACGAGAGCGAGAACCTGTTCCACTGCCCGTGCCACGGCTCCATCTACGAGAAGACCGGGCAGAACGTGGGTGGCCCGGCGCCGCGGCCCATGGACATCATGGCCATCGAGATCGACGGGGACAACATCTGGGTCGACACCGGCAAGATCACCCAGCGTCCGCGCCACCTGCCCGAACACGTGACGAAGGTCTAGAGGGGAGAAACGGAAGTGAGCCCCTGGTTCGGGATCCACGTCAGCGAATCCGTCGAGCTCCTCATCGTGTTTCTCCTCTTTCTCGGCACCCTGGTGGGTGTCTACTTCCTGCAGCGCTGGATCGGCGACTACTGAGACGTCCGCGGCTGCAGGCGGCGGACGCAGGCCAGCGGTAGGGAAAGGGGCACAACGCGTTGCGGAACCCGCGCAAGTACTTCGTGATCAGCGTCCTCTCCTTCGTCCTGGTCGCGCTGTTCATCGTGGCCGCGGTGCGGGAGGCCTGGCGGATGCCGGCCGCGCAGGCGCGCCAGGACCGGGAGTACGTCGAGCTCGGCGCCAAGCTGTACGCCCAGAACTGCATCCAGTGTCACGGTCCCTGGGGCGAGGGCGTCGTCGGGATGCCCCTGAACAGGAAGGAGAACCAGGGTCACCCGCTCGACCCCGCCTTCAAGGACCGCTACCAGTACCTCTACGACACCATCGCCAAGGGCCGGCCGGGCACGGTCACCACCCGCTGGGTGAAGGTGGAGGGCAAGCACTGGCTCTCTTACAGCCAGATGCCGCCGTGGCTCCGTGAGAACGGCGGGCCCATGGACGAGCACATGGTGAAGGCGCTCACGTACTTCATCATGCTCGGCAACATGCCGGTCGACCCCGACGACCCGAACAGCCCGGACTACTGGCACAGCATCGGCAGCAACGAGTTCCCTGTCCAGCAGCCCTTCTACGGTCAGAATCCGAAGGAGGACATCCCGAAGCTCCTGCCCAGGTCCCAGGGCCTGACCGAGGAGGAGATGAAGCAGGTTACCGCCCTGCTCGCCGACCTGCCGAAGAGCATGTGCCTGACCTGCCATACGATCGGCTCGGTCGGCGGCAAGGTCGGTCCGGACCTGACCAGGGCGGGCAGCTGGGGCTTCGACGCGGAGTTCCTGCGCCGGTGGATCTCCAACCCGCAGAAGGTGCCGAACGAGGAGCGCATGCCCATCTACTGGAGCGCGAACCGCCTCGGCACCGGGCCGGAGCCGGAGCTGAAGAACCCCGTCGTCTCCGGGATCAACAGCTACATGCCGGCGTTCGAGGGGAAGCTCTCCGATCAGGAGATGGACCTCATCATCCGCTACCTGCTGGGCCTGAAGTAGCCTGCGGGGGGCTGGCGGCGTGAGGTGGGGGACGGTCGCGCTGCTGGCCGGCGCGCTCGCTGCCGGCGCCCTGCTCCGGGCGGCCACCGCCGGCGCCACCCCGATGGCGCGGATGGCGGCGACGATCGGGCTGTTCGTGCTCGGGCTCGCCGGGAGCATTGTGCTGGCCCGCAGCCAGTTCCACGCCGGGCGCCGGCGGCTGGAGAGGGTCCTGGTGGGCCTCGGACCCGCCTTCGTGATCACCGACTGGGCCGGAGGGCGTCCGGCGCCGGAAGCGCCCGATTACGTGGTGGTGGGCCCGGCCGGGATCCTGGCGATCGTCCTCGATGACAGCCCGGCCGGGCGGTGGGCCGCCCGGCGGCTCGGCCGGGCCCGGGAGCGGGCGCAGCACGCGGCGGCGTGGGTCGCCGCCGTGGCGCGGGGGGAGCTGCCCGAGGGGGCGGTCGTGGAGCCGGTGGTCGCCCTGACCCGGCGGCCCGCCTCGCCTGCCGACCGCCAGGGCGCTGTCACGGTCCTGGAGCCCGAGGAGGCCGGGGCGTACGTCCGGCGCTTCGAGGAGCCGGAGCGGCTGGCCGCCGATCAGCGGATCCGGGTGACGCGGCGGCTGCGCCGGAGGGCCTGGGTCGGAACGCCACAGCGGCAGGGGCACGGCCGGCCCCGATGACGCCGGGCGCGGGAGCGCCGGGAGCTGCGGCAGAGGAGGAGTGCCGAGTGGCCCACTTCATCGACGAAAAGTGCATCGGGTGCACCGCGTGCGTGTCCGTCTGCCCCACGGAAGCGATCACGGGCGAGCGGAACAGCCTGCACGTGATCGACCCGAGGCTCTGCATCGATTGCAGCGCCTGCGTGCGTGTCTGCCCGGTGCTCGCGATCCAGGACGAGTTCGGCGTCTACAAGCCCCGCATCCCCAAGCGCGCCGACTGGCCCAAGCCGGTGGTCGACCCGGTGGCCTGCACGGGCTGCAACTTCTGCGTGGAGATCTGCCCGTTCGATTGCCTCGAGCTCTCCGGCGAGGGCGACTTCGCCGGGATCGCGGTGCTGACCAAGCCGAACGCCTGCGTATCCTGCCGGGAGTGCGAGGAGGTCTGCGCCAAGGGTGCGATCATCGTGATGCCGAAGGAAGAGAAGCACCCGGCGCTCGTGCTCGAGGGCCGCGCCTGAACGTGACGACGGGGACGGGACCGGCGTCGGGCCGGTCCCGTTCGTTCTTCCGGGGGTGAGCCGCGTGCCGGCCTACCGCGCCGTGCTGTTCGACCTGGACGGGACCCTCATCGACACGAACGACCTGATCCTGACGACCTTCCGGCACGTGCTGCGGGAGCAGCTCGGGCTCGAGGTGGAGCCCCGGGACCTGATCCCG
Coding sequences:
- a CDS encoding QcrA and Rieske domain-containing protein codes for the protein MKERKEAAPPAPAVPAREAARPEVTRRQFLRSGMYGTIGLFAAQALVGAGVMLWPAKVSGFGGRVLVPKKLSELSPDDPPLKVREGKFYLSRLPEGVIALYWKCPHLGCTVPWNESENLFHCPCHGSIYEKTGQNVGGPAPRPMDIMAIEIDGDNIWVDTGKITQRPRHLPEHVTKV
- a CDS encoding c-type cytochrome produces the protein MRNPRKYFVISVLSFVLVALFIVAAVREAWRMPAAQARQDREYVELGAKLYAQNCIQCHGPWGEGVVGMPLNRKENQGHPLDPAFKDRYQYLYDTIAKGRPGTVTTRWVKVEGKHWLSYSQMPPWLRENGGPMDEHMVKALTYFIMLGNMPVDPDDPNSPDYWHSIGSNEFPVQQPFYGQNPKEDIPKLLPRSQGLTEEEMKQVTALLADLPKSMCLTCHTIGSVGGKVGPDLTRAGSWGFDAEFLRRWISNPQKVPNEERMPIYWSANRLGTGPEPELKNPVVSGINSYMPAFEGKLSDQEMDLIIRYLLGLK
- a CDS encoding 4Fe-4S binding protein, with the protein product MAHFIDEKCIGCTACVSVCPTEAITGERNSLHVIDPRLCIDCSACVRVCPVLAIQDEFGVYKPRIPKRADWPKPVVDPVACTGCNFCVEICPFDCLELSGEGDFAGIAVLTKPNACVSCRECEEVCAKGAIIVMPKEEKHPALVLEGRA